In a genomic window of Chroicocephalus ridibundus chromosome 18, bChrRid1.1, whole genome shotgun sequence:
- the PAFAH1B2 gene encoding platelet-activating factor acetylhydrolase IB subunit alpha2 isoform X1, translating into MESRGEPQPPNRMSQGGSNPAAVPHAAEDIQGDDRWMSQHNRFVLDCKDKEPDVLFVGDSMVQLLQQYEIWRELFSPLHALNFGIGGDTTGHVLWRLKNGELENIKPKVIVVWVGTNNHENTAEEVAGGIEAIVRLINTQQPQAKVIVLGLLPRGEKPNPLRQKNAKVNHLLKASLPKLPNVQLLDVDVGFVHSDGTISYHDMFDFLHLTGGGYAKICKPLHELIMQLLEETPEEKRAALA; encoded by the exons ATGGAGTCGCGGGGGGAGCCGCAGCCGCC GAACAGAATGAGCCAGGGGGGCTCAAACCCAGCCGCAGTTCCACACGCCGCTGAAGACATTCAGGGAGATGACCGGTGGATGTCACAG CACAACAGATTTGTCTTGGACTGCAAAGACAAGGAGCCCGACGTGCTCTTCGTGGGTGACTCCATGGTGCAGTTGCTGCAGCAGTATGAG ATATGGCGAGAGCTCTTCTCACCACTTCATGCATTGAATTTTGGGATTGGTGGAGACACCACAGGACATGTTCTATGGAGACTGAAGAACGGTGAACTGGAGAACATTAAACCGAAG GTCATTGTTGTTTGGGTTGGAACAAATAAtcatgaaaacacagcagaagaagtagCAGGTGGAATCGAGGCTATCGTGCGCCTGATAAACACTCAGCAGCCACAGGCCAAAGTTATTGTACTG GGCCTGCTACCTCGTGGAGAGAAGCCAAACCCGCTGCGGCAGAAGAATGCCAAGGTGAACCATCTGCTAAAAGCCTCGCTCCCCAAACTGCCCAACGTTCAGCTGCTGGACGTGGACGTCGGCTTCGTGCACTCAGATGGCACCATCTCGTACCACGACATGTTTGATTTCCTGCACCTGACAGGAGGGGGCTACGCAAAGATCTGCAAACCCCTCCATGAACTGATcatgcagctgctggaggagaccCCCGAGGAGAAACGAGCTGCCCTGGCCTGA
- the PAFAH1B2 gene encoding platelet-activating factor acetylhydrolase IB subunit alpha2 isoform X2, protein MSQGGSNPAAVPHAAEDIQGDDRWMSQHNRFVLDCKDKEPDVLFVGDSMVQLLQQYEIWRELFSPLHALNFGIGGDTTGHVLWRLKNGELENIKPKVIVVWVGTNNHENTAEEVAGGIEAIVRLINTQQPQAKVIVLGLLPRGEKPNPLRQKNAKVNHLLKASLPKLPNVQLLDVDVGFVHSDGTISYHDMFDFLHLTGGGYAKICKPLHELIMQLLEETPEEKRAALA, encoded by the exons ATGAGCCAGGGGGGCTCAAACCCAGCCGCAGTTCCACACGCCGCTGAAGACATTCAGGGAGATGACCGGTGGATGTCACAG CACAACAGATTTGTCTTGGACTGCAAAGACAAGGAGCCCGACGTGCTCTTCGTGGGTGACTCCATGGTGCAGTTGCTGCAGCAGTATGAG ATATGGCGAGAGCTCTTCTCACCACTTCATGCATTGAATTTTGGGATTGGTGGAGACACCACAGGACATGTTCTATGGAGACTGAAGAACGGTGAACTGGAGAACATTAAACCGAAG GTCATTGTTGTTTGGGTTGGAACAAATAAtcatgaaaacacagcagaagaagtagCAGGTGGAATCGAGGCTATCGTGCGCCTGATAAACACTCAGCAGCCACAGGCCAAAGTTATTGTACTG GGCCTGCTACCTCGTGGAGAGAAGCCAAACCCGCTGCGGCAGAAGAATGCCAAGGTGAACCATCTGCTAAAAGCCTCGCTCCCCAAACTGCCCAACGTTCAGCTGCTGGACGTGGACGTCGGCTTCGTGCACTCAGATGGCACCATCTCGTACCACGACATGTTTGATTTCCTGCACCTGACAGGAGGGGGCTACGCAAAGATCTGCAAACCCCTCCATGAACTGATcatgcagctgctggaggagaccCCCGAGGAGAAACGAGCTGCCCTGGCCTGA